aaaaagggggcaCGACCGCACGAGCAATCCGTTGCCAGGACCCAAGCATTGCACGGTCATCTGGAAGTGGAAGGTGCAAAGATATCTTTGCACCATCACTTTTGTTGCTTCGTTCCAGAATCCTACAGAATTCCTGGGAAACTCGAAgcataagggggtgtttggatactagatgctaaactttagcagtatcacatcggatgttcggatgctaattaggattaaacatgagctaattataaaactaattgcagaactctatgctaattcgcgagacaaatctattaagcctaattaatccgtcattagcaaatggttacggtagcaccatattgtcaaatcatgaactaattaggcttaatagattcgtctcgcgaattagactccatctgtgcaattagttttgtaattaacctatatttaatactcctaattagtatccaaacatccgatagacatgtgctaaattttaacaagATGTATCAAACACCCCGTAAACCACTTAAGCAACCCCCGGTGGCACGACGCCGATCGGTCCGTGCTCGTCGCAGGAGGGCAGCCGGGACGCCAACGGAGATTCCAATACAAGCAGTGCCCCAGGGACAGCAACCGGCGCTGTTCCGGACGCTGGAGGCACTGTTCACCTACCTGCTATCGCCGCGGCCTTTTCTGCCCAGAAAGAATCCATCTCTCTACCCCACACCTTTCTAGCAGTACCCGGTACCGATACCACGTCCTTTGATTCGCTACTGCAGCTGGTTCGTCGCTAAACTGTGAGAAGAGAACCGTATCCCATGTTTCGGAGTACTCCTGGGCAGCTGGGCTCCTTCCAAGCCGGTCTGCACGGCACTTCGTCATCATCAAGCAGGCAAGCACAAGACAGCACACACAAGAGACAGATCTCTCAATCTGCCGTACACACCATCATACCCACAAACTAGGACCACTTGCCAGCCACATTCTAGGACTTTTCGTACACACAATCTGTTTCTATGCAGTATAAAATCAACAAAGTCTACAACTACAAGATCATCGTGGACCCTCACAAGTCTTACACGCTTACCAGTTATAAACCGGTGCGATGCACAGCATTTCCTGAATATCCTGTCATCCTGTGCTATCAGCCTATGATAATGATAACACCACATGCTGGTGTAGATGATGTGCTTGCTTAGAGAAATTTTAGCAAACCACCAAGAAAATTGTGCTCCAAAAGATTTGCTATCTGACTTGCTATCCTATCTCAGCTTGCCATCCTTCCCCTCGAGCTTGCCAAAGTATGGGTCCCAGCGCAGTAATTGCAAGAATGAAGGGTGCAAAATGCCATCCTTCCCCACGAGCTTGCCAAAGTATGGGTCCTAGCACAGTAATTGCAAGAATGAAGGGTGCAAAATGAAGAGACTGTTGTAGTACAAAATAGAGAGACTGTTGGAGTAGATGGAGAGCGTGAATTTTTAGAGAGGAAACTAGTTGTTGGGATTTGAAGAGTGGGAAATGGATAGTCCGTTGGAATAAGCAACTCAGAGGAATCTTTTTGCAAAAAATAAGTAGGGTGTTGGAGATACTCTTACTGCCAAGTGGGAAGTGGTTCCTCTGCAGTACGTGGGAAGTGGTTCCTCTGCAGTACTGCAGAGAGCAGTTGGGTTATTGACATGTGGAACCGGACCCACGCAGGACCCACACGTAAGTGACACAAGAGCAGCCCAGCTACTGCGGAGGAGCCTCATCCGCCAAGTGACAAGCAAGGAGacaccaaaacaaaacaagaaatGGCCCAAAGAAACCCGAGGAGAACCTACACCCTCGTGTGCTAATTGCCAGCACCCACCTTTGCAATGGTGAGGAAAAGGCATATCGGATTTGGGagcagaaagagagagaaaagaggcATGGATCAGATTTCAGGAGCAACATCAAGAGAGAGACACGAGGCTAAAGCTGGGTTTTTATTCGCATTTCAAGATGCGCTCTAAGCAATCATATGTCCAGATAAAGGAATCCAAGAACCTATCAGGCGGCCGCAGCAAAGGCGCAACACTGTGGTCGTCGTCATGTGTTCAATCATCACGCCACTTATACACCGAAAATATCACCCAAAGGGAGAGATGCTTGCACAATTGCCAGTTCATGTCACAGCTCTGCTACATATGgagaagggggaaaaaaaggaagttCAAGTTTCTAACGAAACCTTTATAGAGCAATGAAAACTGGCTAGGAAGTGGACCTGTCTGTACTTGACATATGATCTTTTACAAAATCATTTttacacacttttttttttctctcgttATGCTATCATCGCTGAAAAAGTAAAGAACATCAAAGAACAGGAAGGGGAAAGAACCTTAATTGCAGTGAGGAGCTGGTTGAGGACGATGACTGATGGAGAGAACACTCAAAAATGGCTTGAAGAACGTCAACAAGGGACCTTAattgcggcggcagcagcagcaatggatGAGGACGATGATGATGGACAGAACACCCTAATTGGCTCCCAAAGATACAGAGAAAATATAGCTCTAAAAAGATACAGAGTGAATTGCCTTCACACATCTGTTCGGTCCATCCAAGGAGGAATGGAGGATACACCTGACATGATGCTGGATTGGAGTCTGACGCTGCCTGCAGCCAAGGCCGAATTGAGATCCATAGCAGTTCTGATCCGAAATGGTGGTCATGACGAGGGAGGAGCGGCGAGGGGCTGCGGCTGCAGCCCGGCGACAAACgggtgctgcagcagctgcgcgGCCGTGAGCCGCCTGGCCGGGTTCTTCTGCAGGCAGCAGCTGATGAACCCCCTGAACTCCTGcgaggcggtgggcggcggctccggcggatCGGAGTAGCAGATGGCGCACATGAGGGCGGCCCAGTCGCCCTGCTTGCCGAGGTTCTCCCCGAAGGGGAACTTGCCAAGGTAGAACTCGAGAATGCTGAGGCCGAAGCTCCAGATGTCGCCGGCGTAGCCGTCGTAGTTGCCGTCGTTGAGGTCGGTGTTGATCCGCTCGGGGCTCATGTAGGCGATGGTCCCCACGGAGGAGTTGCAGGGGTCCATGGTCTGGTTGAGGATCCGGCCCACGCCGAAGTCGGCGATCTtgacgcggcgcgcggcgtcgaTGAGGAGGTTGGATGGCTTGATGTCGCGGTGCACgatgtggcggcggtggaggtacGCGATCCCGGACAGCACCTGGCGCGCCACGTCGGCGAGGAACGGCTCGGCGGCGATGCGGCGGCCGTCGAGGGAGCCGCCGTCCATGTACTCGAGCAGGATCTGGAGCTCCCCGCCCCGCTCGTACATGCCGTGGCACCGCACCACGGAGGGGTGGTCCGCGGCGCGGAGGATCGCGATCTCGCGCGCGATCTGGCGACGCACCGCGTCGTCGTGGTTGCCGTAGAGCACCTTGAGTGCGTACGGCCGGCCCGTCCCGCGGTGCCGAACCAGCCAGACGGTCCCCCCCGCCCCGCTGCCGACGCGGCGGACGCGCTCCAGCTCCGCGAGCgggggcggctgctgctgctgctgcgccggaCCCGCGGAGGGGGGCGTGGGGcccccggaggaggaggcgggggcggaggaggaagggggtgggagcgggagcgggacgGCGAGGGAGGTGGCGACCTCGCGCTGGGGCATGGGGAGGGtgagatccgggcggcggcgcgcgcggcccggcgtgccgggctgcggctgctgggTCGGGAGGCCGCCCGGGCGCATGGCGCGGGGCGGGGAGGTGGAGTTCGTTAGCGGAGGggggatggtggtggtggcgtctcgctctcgccgctgccgctcgcgGGGTTTGTCCCTTGTCGTGTCTGGCTGCGGTGCCCGTTTATTGGAGCACAGCCTGGTCGGGTTGGGGAACGGGacgggagggaaggggaggggggagcACGAGGCGACGACCTCGCCTGACGGCAAGGCAACAGCTGGAGGGAGCGGCCGCACGAGCCAGAGGACGACGAATCGGACGGGGCCTGGTCGGCGGCGATGCGATGCCTCGCTGGAGATGATGAACGGCGCGCGCCGTGGCGGGCTCATCTTCAGTTCTTCGCCACCTCTTTGTGTTGCCACCGCATCGTGACGATTTTCGCTGGATGTGAGTGTGATACGTGACCTGTCCTACCTCCCTGTACGTAGCGTGCTTATTGTACGAGGTACAGGCACGCACTTCTAAAGCCCTAGTCTACTGGAGTACCTTCTGGACGCTTGGATCGCCACGACGCCACCGCACAAAATGTGGCAAGCCACAGAGAATATCCACCACAGATTAGAGACCACATGACGTAGACATTTGCATACATATACGAGCTCATCTCTATTATAACCAACTTGCTATCGACTACTACtacttaaaaaaataattagacAAAAGACGAGCAATAGACTAAAACCTACCCCCTCCATCCTTTAATACGATGTTGGTTAGCTTAAAATGAATTAACTAATATCATATAATATAGTAGAGAATGGAGGTAGTAAATCGCAGAAGTTATTTTACATTTGTTATAaaggcctgtttggcaaccaggtgttaaagtttaacacccgtcacatcggatgtttggatgctaattaggagtattaaacataggctaattacaaaactaattgcacacatggagtgtaattcgcgagacgaatctattaagtctaattagtccatgatttgacaatgtggtgctacagtaaccatttgctaatgatggattaattaggcttaatagattcgtctcgcgaattagcacagggttctacaattagttttataattagctcatatttagttcttctaattagcatccgaacatccgatgtgatactgttaaagtttaacacctcgtatccaaacaccccctaagtaatGTGGCGTGCGTGGCCATGGTCGAATGATTATCATAAGATATCAAATTTAGGAGGaacacctgtcatatcggatgtttggatgctatcggatgtttggatgctaattagaagtataaatatatactaattacaaaactaattgcccagatggagtgtaattcgcgagacgaatctattaagcctaattagttcatgaattgacaatgcggtgctacagtaaccattactaatgacggattaattagacttaataaattcatctcgcgaattagcataggattatgcaattagttttataattagctcatgtttagttctcctaattagcatccgaacatctcgTAGCCAAATACCCTTGTAACTTTTTGTTTAGTACTACGGTGTAGCCATGGAGCAACAAGCCTCCTTAATACACGGCGCACGTGTGTTACAAATCTTAGCCCGACGTGTGAGTGCTCGACGGGTTTAAGCTGAATTGATGCGAAGAGAATCAGGTACCGACGTACCGTCGATACCAGGAACCTGGCCAGGATAAACAGGAACGCGATATATCAGATACACCGTGTCCATTCACAGCACGTGCTCGAAGTTCGAAATCATCAGCTAGTGCCGAACAAAGGTAAAGGCGGTGGAAGACGCACGCGACGTGTCAATGAACAAAGTCTTTGGTGTGGCCTTCTTCCTGTGATCAATGATTATAAAGCACACAGCCCTGCCAAAAGAAGCTATAAGCATGATCTCTGAGCTCTCTCGCACCACGTGCGATAAAGAATCGCGCGGCCTGTGCACGCACTTGTCCGGCAAAATGGCAAGGATGAATGGACTGGAGAAGCAGTCGACCTCGCTTTCCAGTTTCTAACACGGGGATAACGGGGATGTCTTCACACTTCAGGGTGATCATCTGCTTCAAAAGTTTTAGAACATGACACCTGACCATGCAGTGGCGGTCACTAACGACCCTGCGACGCTTTCGTCGCACTAATGGCGGAACTTCAACGAGGATGGTTGAAATTAAGAGCCTGTTTGGCGAGGCGTTAGGTGAAgccagccaaacacctcaactccacCTTTTTCTCGAGCAGCCCAACTTCATAGAGTTGGTGGAGCTctagttcattttttttaacaccTCTTTCCCAGCTCCAAACCCCTTCGAAACGTAAGGCGACGGCATGGGTGAGCAAATGCAACAGCTTTGGGTCTGGAATTCCAGGCCTAGATCAGATGAGCAGGCAACCTTTTTTTCAGAGCATTGCGGATGCATGGTATTAACCCTTACATTAATGCACTAAGTTCCTCCCCCATACTCAAACGGCAACATGAGTATACGACATCAGAACAGACACAGCAGGACCAACTAATCATACCACGTCCAAGGAGCAGAGTTGTTACCTGCCAACGAGACATGGATGGGCATTGGGCATGCAGGTTCAGACGAACCATGCCCCGGGCTTGGGGCTAACGTTAACAGCCAAGGAGTAAGATTGTTTCTTTTTACCGATCCACTCATTGCTACAAGCAAGAGCAACAAAAAAGATGGCTTAGGTAAGTTTAACAGGTATCAGATTTCTCTGGCAACTTGAAACCTGATATGACATTAGTGGTAATATAGCAAGAACTGCTTCTGATAAGTCAACTTGAATCAACAATGCAGCAGATGCCTGCTCTGAAGTGTCATCCTGTAAGAACCACACGAAACACATTGTTAGACCTGAGTATGCGAATAACTTTAAACCGAGGATAACACTTCAAATTTATTGCAGCGAAAGCAAATGCAGAAATCTGAATATTTCAAATGGCGACCAAGTTATTAACCGAGTATGCTGGACCAGCTTGTTAATAACTAAAACAGGATGCAGCTTTGCACATGCTGACATACACTTCCAAGTCAACACTTACCTCTAAGACTATTGTCTGCATGCTAGTGAGTAGTTTATATTTCATTTCAGATGCGCAAACATACAATTTAAAAGGTACTACCAAGAAATCACTTTGTGAAGGTGCATATATGACAGTATGAGTCCCTGATAAACTAAGTAGCCTAGATCACAAAACATAGTTCAGTAAGCATTAGAAATAGCATGTCTAGAAGTAATGAAAAATATCAGATGAAGTGCCACGCTATGTAAACAAATAATTTTTCCCTGGGTGCATACACCATAACCAAATCTAGCATAACTAGTAATTTGTGCATCCAAGCGCCTAATGTTAATTGGAAGTTACAGATTGAAAGCAATCTTAAGATAAGGTTGGCAAGATGCTATCAGCTGTTAGAAATTCTCAGTATAAATGAAATGAATACTCCAATACAACAGAATCAAAAGGGAACCTTACACAAAGAAAATTGAAAGATTGTTAAAGACCTGGCACAGTACTGTGCTGTAACTGTACAATTGTAGCCTTCAATGTTATCTCAATTCTCAATCATAGCTTGGGCCATAAGTGGCTACAGGTGGCCCATATGAGTATCTCCAATGGTCGCACGCCGAGCATTTGTCAAGCTTAGTGCTGTTTTCTAGAGTACAAAATTTACAAGACCAAGTCATGTACTTCGCCTTTGCAATTTTAGGTTTTGCAGTGCCACAAACTTCACAGATTGGTGCCAAAGGCTGCAGAAGTTCGTATTTCAGTAAAGTGTTAGAAAAACATATTAATAACTACAATTATAATGTGGAAGAAATGAAGGCTCGATGTAAGAGCAAACAAGGAAACACCCAAAAAGAACGAAAAGAAATATAGTTAAGCATGCAAAGGGGACCACATGGTAATGTTTGCTGGGAAAGAAGAAACTTCCAATGCTTTGGAAGGATGAAACTCTTTGGTGCTTATTATGATAGATTATATTTGAACTTGGCTTGCATACAGTTGAATTACATCTAGTTGATGACTAACACACTAGGCTACTGGCCTTTAAGTCATGAAACCTGCAGATGGAAACTGTCTCCAGGTATCACAAGCAGCAGATATCTCAAGACTAAGAGGATTATAGTGAGGTTAGGAATGAATACTTCATATGCTAATATGTTGAGTGAAGAAAATACATTACATGAATTGGAAGCCATTTTGATAGTTCAAATGGACACATTAAGTTTGATTACTATGATGTGTAGCAAATTATTATAAGCTTTAGAAAAAACGAGAATACATAGGAGGAACCTTTGCAGTATAATAAGAAAGGAGCCCAAAATTATATGTCGGGCTGTTCATCCATACCTACTGAGCTTGGCTTAGTTCTTATTAATACAAGCTACATATTAAATATGCATCTTAAGCTTGGATATGCCTAGTGTAATCTAAACAGAGCAGTTAAATAAGATTCAAAGGGTTATGGTATTAAATTAATTCAGTTGTACTGACATGGGTGAATTTCGAAGACAAAAACTATATGGATCATAATGAAAAGATTCACTGGGAAACTCTTTCTGCTATAAATCTCTGTGTATAGTAAAAGATGCTGCTGAAATACATGCAGAGACACACAGTTTTATAGGTGAAATGGATATATTAGGCACTTCTATACACAGTATTACAAAACAAGGTGGAATAGAAATCTTGCCTGATTTAGAAGAGTGCAAGCACCACATTCCCACTTTGAATCATCAACTGCATCACCTGTTGTCCAAAAAGATGAGGGACCATCTCGTGCTGCTGTGTGAATTCCAGACGAAGTGCTGGACTCTGCAGAAGTGTTGGAACAGCTACCCTTTGTGATTTTTCCATCCTTTATTGTCATGTTATTAGGTGGTTCCTCAAGAATAATAACGTCATCCGAATCATCAATACCAGATTGATTGTGGGATCCACACCACAAATCATCATGCATTCTCCATTCAGCTGCCATTGCAGCAGCTTGCGCTGGACTAAGCGCACTCATAATATCGTTGTTTCCACCCAACTTTCTTGGTCCAGAAGGCAATAGAGCTCCATTCCTTGCTCGCTTCTGTGCAGCAGCCAATGTAGCTTGTCGGAGAGATGGTGGTGGCGGATGTATTGTAAATCCACCCACCCGCCTTCCCGTACCATCAAACCCTTGTCCTGTTCCAGTGATACCCTTCGAAACAAGTTCCTCGCATTCCTGAAAATTTTTTCATAAGCAATAGAAGAAAGCCTCTTTGTTAATAATAAGGCACCATATGAGCAAAAATGAAATTGCATTCGGCACCACAAAACTTGCATAAAGAAAATTACAAATGGCTAAATTAGGTTTGCTTGTCAGATATGAAGTAGAAAGATATTCAGTGAGATACAATAAAAGACTACTCATATTCCGACAAATCCAAACAAATACAACCTTGATTAACCcgcaaaaaaatacaaatacaagCTTAATTTAAGATCAGTTAGTGAACAAACTGCAGTTCTGAAACATAACAGGGATttggttttcttttttggtaGGAATTTTCACAAGTAAAAGTCCATTCTGAAGACCCTCCCACGACTTTATTCCAAACAACTGTCTTCAGATTTGAATACACTCCTTTAGCATCGTTGTTTGGCAAACAAAGGTAAAAATCGTCTCCCACACCACTCCAAACATCCCTAGTTTAGTATATAAAACAATACAAAGTAAATAACAAAGTTCTCCATCTAGGATGcatgtgaatatgtgatcaGTTACAAAGACAGACATTCCCATTAAATTATGTTTGGATATTGTAGAGAACAAAACAAGTTCCATCTATTTCAACTTTTGGTGATCATAGTAAGTCATCCAAGCAAACATCAATCCAGATCAGATGTTGTAAAACTCAAATCACTTCAAAATTACCTAACTACAAGTCTACAACATCATTACAAGTATGCCATTGAGAAAGGAAATTTTGATATATGCAACTTCAGATCATTTGGTCAGGGGCCACATTGTCGTGAAATTGAATAAGCCTAAGCAACCCAGTATCGCACTGTTCCAGTTCCAGTGGAATCACCAAATTGCTAGAGCACAAAGCAGTAAGCCACGCACCTTGCGGAGTTCGTCCCAGAGCTTGTAGAACTGCGCGTCGTGGGGCCCGCGGTCGTTGTGGCAGAGCTCATGGAGCATGGTGTCGAGCACCTCCTCGTAGGGGATGAAATCGTAgtcgcggccggcgcgccgcaGGCGCAGCTTGACCTCAACGCCCGCGCCGACGTTGAGCCCCAGCAGCCTGGCGTTCCGTGGCCTGGCCAAacaggcgcgcgcgcgcgcacacacacggGGTTCAtcaatcgatcgatcgatccgggGGGAGgaggttagggttagggttcgtGGGCGAGGAGGGGCGCTTACGAGAACTCGGAGAGGACCTTGACCCGCCACTTGTGGCGGCGCATGATGGGCTGGACCTGCTTGGCGACGCGGTCGAggagcgcgcgggcggcggccgcgtcggGCTTCCTCTTGAGTTCCCGGACATCCCAGACCTTGTGCAGGTCGCccacctccatcgccgccgccgacgattCACGCCGACGCGGCGCGGTTTCAAATGGATTGGGGACGGAAAGGTGGGCGGTCTTGAGGCGAGGCGCGGCGTTTAAGAAAACTCCAGCAAACCGCTATTCAGGTCCCTGTtggctctcttttttttccgaaCACACGAGCGCTAGATCGCACGGGTCGTGAACAACCGAATAGCCAGATGCTGCATAGGCCGGTCTGACCGGACCGGTTTCCTGAGGATTGGCTTGAGTTGATCGTTCGGAGAATGTATCCGGTGCGAATCAAGATCACAAGATGCTAATACAATGGATAGGATTAGTAGTGGGATTATTTTGCAATTAAGCCTCCCAGCCGCCGGTCACTCGTGATGGAAGGGACAGGACAGGTTAAAGGCGAAGGGGCAGGGGGATTCGCAAaagtggccggcgggtggggggtttaactgcaaaataatcccaccactaaccctatccattggattagcatcttgtggtcTTATTTATAGTTTTCAAGGTTGCACGTGGTAGATGGTTTGCACCAGTTACGTTTCCTGTCGTTCGAGGAGGTAACTACCACACTTACATGGTAGAGGACGGCCAAGTTTACGAGCAATAAAGGATAACCAACGCACTTACGTGGTGGAAAATAACTAGCTTatgagcaaactagcaaaggtcGTGGAAACTCTCGCCTGGAAGGGACCCCATCAGGGCGTGGACGCCACTGGCATGCCCTAGGTCGACCAGCAAGCCTAGAACAACATCTATGGTCGTGGAGAATAGTAGATGAAGAGCATGAAAGTTGGAAAAGGATTAGGGTTTAGGAGATAAAAGTAAATTGTAGATTGGTTCGATTATGATCCCCTTAATCGgtcgtggccctttatatttagaGGGTAAGGAGGTCTTGCTCCAATAGAAATCGAAGGTTATACAAATAtcgtgtcaaaatacaactcccaACTCGGATTAGGCTGGACTGACCAGTCAGACCGCCCATCCCGACCAGTCAGACCGCCCATCCcgaccagtcagaccggtcagcACAGGGCTGAATCTTGCCAGAGACATATCTCTCATTCGGACTCCGATTTGGacattctacatatgcatttcgATTGTCTTGATGAGATCTACGCAATGGTGAAatccaatttgcattttgagtACTTTGTTCAGACCGGTTGGCAGTGCCAGACCGGCTAC
Above is a genomic segment from Setaria viridis chromosome 4, Setaria_viridis_v4.0, whole genome shotgun sequence containing:
- the LOC117854066 gene encoding mitogen-activated protein kinase kinase 5, which gives rise to MSPPRRAPFIISSEASHRRRPGPVRFVVLWLVRPLPPAVALPSGEVVASCSPLPFPPVPFPNPTRLCSNKRAPQPDTTRDKPRERQRRERDATTTIPPPLTNSTSPPRAMRPGGLPTQQPQPGTPGRARRRPDLTLPMPQREVATSLAVPLPLPPPSSSAPASSSGGPTPPSAGPAQQQQQPPPLAELERVRRVGSGAGGTVWLVRHRGTGRPYALKVLYGNHDDAVRRQIAREIAILRAADHPSVVRCHGMYERGGELQILLEYMDGGSLDGRRIAAEPFLADVARQVLSGIAYLHRRHIVHRDIKPSNLLIDAARRVKIADFGVGRILNQTMDPCNSSVGTIAYMSPERINTDLNDGNYDGYAGDIWSFGLSILEFYLGKFPFGENLGKQGDWAALMCAICYSDPPEPPPTASQEFRGFISCCLQKNPARRLTAAQLLQHPFVAGLQPQPLAAPPSS
- the LOC117854170 gene encoding DNA-dependent metalloprotease WSS1, which encodes MEVGDLHKVWDVRELKRKPDAAAARALLDRVAKQVQPIMRRHKWRVKVLSEFSPRNARLLGLNVGAGVEVKLRLRRAGRDYDFIPYEEVLDTMLHELCHNDRGPHDAQFYKLWDELRKECEELVSKGITGTGQGFDGTGRRVGGFTIHPPPPSLRQATLAAAQKRARNGALLPSGPRKLGGNNDIMSALSPAQAAAMAAEWRMHDDLWCGSHNQSGIDDSDDVIILEEPPNNMTIKDGKITKGSCSNTSAESSTSSGIHTAARDGPSSFWTTGDAVDDSKWECGACTLLNQPLAPICEVCGTAKPKIAKAKYMTWSCKFCTLENSTKLDKCSACDHWRYSYGPPVATYGPSYD